The sequence below is a genomic window from Ipomoea triloba cultivar NCNSP0323 chromosome 10, ASM357664v1.
ATTAAATGGAGGAAGTTTGGGTGTGGATTATAGACTAACATCAAACCGAATTCATATGAATTCACCATGAATAGCAGATTTTTTGGCGTACCTTGTTATTGATAACAGGAGAATCGTCAGCGAACCATGTATCCTGCCTCTCGGACTGGCAGTGGGCGAAGCATGAATTTATGAACAACCCCGTCTGTTTAGAAGCTGCAAACCCCTTTACAGCGTCCAGCATATCGTTTCTAAACCCTGCTAGAGAAGAGAAAACGAGCTGAAGTGAGATTACAGTCCATAATGCAAATTCAAGAAGCCTCTACCGGGATTACCTTGCAGAAATTTAATCTGTGACGTCGAGCATTTCTGATTGTCCGCTTTGCAGTCGTGCCAAGCGCCATTGGGGTCGGCTGAAGGAGGAGCCAAGCTAGCTTGGACCTGAAATAAGGTAATTCTTTTAGCAACTCTTCATTTTAAAATAGCTTAGTAGTCGTGTGAGTTCCTATAAAACATCGATCAAATTAAAACGTTAATGTGCATTACCTGCCATGAATCATAGGCAGCATTGAGTATGAAGAGCGGAGTGTTGATGTTTGCGATCAAATTCTGAGGAAAGAAGCACTGAAAAAGGAAAGTGAAGTCCAAAACCGTGTCAGCAACGAAATAATAGAACACGAAAAGAAATAATAGAACACGAAATTACGAGGAAGTACTCACTGAGGTTGGATCGAGGTGGTTGGTACAAGTTTTTGGCAGGTTTTTCACGAGATCCTTTCAAATGACCAAAAAACCGGCATTACGATGAGCAGTTCTATCTAAATCTCATGCTAGAATCGAATGCTAGGAGTTTATATCTTCTTAGAAACGGATAAGTTGTGAAAATACCTGGACAGTTACTACGCCCGAAAAGATATTCCTAAGGCTATGCCCACCAGACACATCCGTTCTGCAAATCCATAAAGGGTCGTCATTAGTCATCACTATTGATTATAAAACGCAATATTCTGAATCTTAATTTCAACAGAACACGAGATTTTCGGTATTCACAGAAGCATAAAAGTTTGGAAATTACGCATCCATAAACAATCCCGCATCACTCAGGCACTTCACTTTAGTACTACTAGGAAATAAACTTCGGAACTCATCACAGTGCAATATTGAAGCAAGACCACCGGCAGAGCATCCAGAAAGAAGAGCctgaaaaaaaaaggtaatgaGACGGGGCAAATCgacctaaaatttaaataaataaataataaataaaacggTTAGAAAATATTACCTGTTCAGCATTCCGCATTCCCTTTGACATTAACTCGTCCATTGCTGCTTCATATATTCGTTGCCCTCTAAACTGCAGCTGTGCAGCCTGTTGAAAGTTTCAGTACATTTCTCAATCGACGCAGAAAAACAACAATGAAGTCATCTATGTATAGTCGTCACTCACGAAAATCGACCTATGTGACGTGACAACAAATTTCCTCTCCGGTCTTCGATTTGCTATAATAAGCATACTCTGGGAAACTAGGTATGTCACCTCAGCATAGAAATAACATTATGAGCAAATACTCGTTGCTATTTCAGGGCTTTGATGGAACATATGAACGGAAATTTAGGTCATGATTATTTTGAACCCTTTCATTGGAAGAAAGGAATTCAGATTCGTTATCATTTTATAAATCCTACTGATTTTTATCATGTCAAGATCTATTGGTTATCATATggacaaattttatttttttttgagtactactgactctgttacaatgtagtatctgttcatagctactttctcaacctactgaagcacaaagagtcaacagttgcctccactgaggctcatccatgtgggagtgtaaaccgggacaccgggtgccactagaccacaaggtctttggctatgGACAAAATATTTCATTACAGTAATAATGAAATTGGTCTAGCCGTGAAAATAGAGCATGGAAAGATAAATATCGTGCCCGTttctgagaaaaaaaaatttacccaatCACCCGACCTACTTACTGGAAAGACCAAAAAATGTAGAAGGAAGATATGAAGATGGATTACGCAACGCTCAGGAAgagaagggaaaagaaaaaagcaaaaatttatttaaatcaataaCCCAAAAAGTAGAATAAGGAAATCAAAGCTCAAGGCCAAGTGCTATAATTCGTTCCACTAACTTTTTCCAGCCCAAAAGCAGAGCAACATGAGTAAACCTAAAGGAAACATAATTATTTGCACTAATACAAACCTGGTTTTCGCTATCTCCTGAGAATGATGCACCATCACAGTAGCGAACTTTAATTCTATTCCAATTGTAAAAATCtgcaaaaacaaaacagaacaaaaacttaaaaagtgtggcAAATGGCATTTTCAGAAACTTGAAAAGAGACGAGTTTTCTGAACATTATTGTGTACAATTATAGGGAAAAACCTGGATTCTCCTCAGCCTTATTGCTCAAAATTCCGGTAAATGGAAGTTTCTTTTCCATGAATTTTGACGACCCACGCCGCGTAGTTTTGCGGTAAACACATGACCTAATGGTGTTACACCATCCACCACCCTACCATAATTTCATTCACAGAACTTAGGTtccaaatcaaagaaaaacagCAGTGCGTTGTATAATTTCATGGCATAAAGTCATGATTATGCATTTATGCTCCTCTAAATCATGAAAGCATGCAAAACCTAAAAGTGCTTATGAAATTAGACGAGATTCAAATTCTATAAGACTATAACCACGATTACTAAGTGAACATTATTTTATCTTTAGCATTTCCTGTAATCATGTACAACATTTCTTCGGTCAAGATGCCAATTAGAAAACAAATCTCGTCTTTTGTGGCTGTCCATTTCGCTAGACAAAGTATGGTTCAAACAATGACAGGAGAAAATGCATAAACAAAAGGCTGCAGAGCGAACTAATAGACCTCACAAAGCATTTTTATAACCGAAGATTAGTGTCACTATTGAAAGCAAATCGAGCACAAACCTCCAATTGAATGACCCAACTGTTAGCTCCTGATCCATACCCCTCATGAATGTGATAACCGGGTAACGTCCCATCAAGGCACACTGAGGATATAAACCACAGGGAAACTCAACTCAACTCATTTGAACTGTGAAACCCAGAGATTGTCTAAACTACAAAATTGTTGTTTTCAGCTCACAAGTTCTGGTAATTCAGCTAAGTTAAAACAAAGAAACTTGAAACCATTTGGCATCAAGAATAGGTTAACCAAAAGTAACAGTATGGAGCCATCAAAAGCAAGTAACTAAATGAACAAAACCCCAATTGGCTCTACAAAAACTGACCCTTTTAACATATTAACAGATCTAAAATTCCCCATTTAATGTTGCTGAAGAAGCAAAACAATACAAACAGATATACAACACAAAAAAGTTAATTAGTAACTAATTCAACACCACAGCACACagccacacacacacacacacactcataTCAAGAACATTTCCATTGcagaaagcaaaaaaaaaaaaaaaaaaaagaagcaatttttactaaaaaaatatgggaaaagaagaaaataccAGCTCCTTTAGCATCAGCTCCTTGAATGAGAGTAAGGGGAACCAAAACAGGGTTAGGATTAGTGTCGGCGGAGGCGCCGTACACAGATTGCAAGAATGGCAGCTCCGTTTTGTTGAAGAAAATCTCCTCAAATTCACGGCCTTCCACAGCAACACTCAACAAAAACCCAATGCAAATCACCCCCAGCAACCCCATTAGCCTCCTCTCCCCTTCACTACCCATTTCTTGAAAATAgacaaaacaaagaaagaaaaagaaaaaaagaacaaaaatatacaaaatactCCTTTACACGTCTCTGTAATCTCCCTGTGTGTATATATTGGGAGATGTACAGTGTAGTGTGTTTATAAATAGTAAAAATCTTGAATTTAACAGCAATAAATTGctcaaaagtagtatttttttaaagatgggTGAGGTGTTGAGTTGGGGAGAGAACAGCAGGAGCTGGAAAGAGTGTGTCTTGCACTTTTGCCGGGTAATTTCAACACTTTTGTTTTTCACACTCCGTATTCTCTGtgtgtgtattattattattttttttttataaaaaacatGGAAGATATAAATtagggagtatatattattggaGTACATATAAAACAAAGAGACTAGTGATACTGAGAGTTTGAGAAGGTAATCAGTGTGGTTGGCGTGAATGATCATACACTCTCATCATTTAAGAGAAGTTCAGTGTTCGAAATTTCTTTTCCATGAAAAAAGTAATCTGACCAACACTTTATCATTAAATTAGGCCGTTTGATTAGTTTGAATATGTTATAGACTTAAAAGATATATTTTACAGTTAAGACCTATTCAGAACGCCTTgggatcaaaaaaaaaaaaaaaaaaaaaagagtttgagAAGGTGGATTTATGTAACCACACTCAATAGATACCACGAGTACAGGGAGGGTTACACGTTAAGAATCTGATGATAAAGTGAGCTTGGTGCATATCATGTACTACAATGATAGCCACACACATTTCATACACCAACCCCCATATTAAATTGTATATCATATATGGTCCAATGGATACCATAGAAGAATGGATTATATGCGGAGCAATCAAATCAAATTGGTTTGATTTGTTAGGTCATTAAATAAATTGTGTATCTTTAGTTAATAGATTAtggtttgtaaataaattgaaagaacATATAGTATgacattaatatattatgtgccaTCAACTTATTTACAAagacataatttattaattcaaGACACATAATACGTTAACGGCAGACACATCATTTTTGGACTAGagtccataatataataattggtCAATGACTTAGTGATTGCAGGATTACAAGTTTAACTCGTAGCGAATCGATCTTGTTGATTTTCATAGTTTGAGTTGGTCAGCTATGAACAACTTTGGttagtttactttcttgtgattCTATGTCActcatcaataaaaaaaaaaaaaaaaaagattatatgtGTGGGTTGTGGTGCACTCTATAATGTATTATGTTAATTTTGTATGGTTATAACATATGAAATTAGTATCATGTTTGATCCTCAATTATAATAACATTTCTTATATTTGTCTCTTAACTTTTCCAAATTAACTTTACTATTTTTAAATGTGAAAGTTGTGCCAAAtttctatattttaaaataattggtTAAATGAAAATTTACATTATGACTGAGGGATAAATAGTAATTAAGTTTAAGTCTAAACATATATTTCAagctatattaaaatattaaaaatttactttcGGTCCAATGAACATGTGGAGTAGTAGTAGGTTATAATGAGTGGTATATATTTGGTTAAAGGTATATGTTCGAAAATATCGTATTATTAAAACAACATTAAAAGGCTTCGTTTGgttaacaataataagaatttTTTAAAGTGATTTTGTATTTTTCATGTGTTTGGTACAATATGTTTTGTTGTTGACCAACTAGTTTTGTGACTTTGTCGGATGGAAGTGtaacgcaaaaaaaaaagagcaagtAAATtaagtacggagtatttatattaaaaacaatgaataatctttacttgttttttttgaatactattgactctgtacAATGTAGTATCACTTCATacattctcaacctactgaaacacaaagagccaATGACCTCCCACTGCTATGCCgcttaaccacaaggtctttggcaaccgTCTTTActtgttaaaaatataatattaaaaatagagtTGTTAGAATTGCTTATAATATTTACGAATTACGAGAGAGAATTTTACTTCTAatctttaaattaaattttaaataccatcagtcaagtctcgttaactgaAACATACATATAAAATTGAACGGATAGAGTATAATAGCGTTGTTTACCTgccataaaattaattttacttttaattttataactattaataaattttatatttggccttcaaatattattatgtttatcaCAATTAATGTACATTTGTCATAATTGACTTTTTTCAACatttctaatattaaaaaaaaaaaacaaaaacaaaaaaaaacaaaaaaagtaacaatgtgttgaattttttattcaaaactATACATTTTCCTTCCTTACAAAATTGATGCATCCAAGCTGGTATTCTTTTGAATAAAAAACGCAATACATTTTGACCATTTTCTATATTTAGTTAAAGGgttaaatgtgacaaaaataagATTTATGAATTAAATGTAACAAACAATATGATATAAGAGCCAAATATAGTTAGTTAGATAGTTGgttgggaagaaagaattgtgTAATTGTTGTAAAGATAATGCTTCTTaacctctatttttttttctcccttgatgtaatttttatttattgagtaCTCATAAgtaattaaaagtgaaatttagtGATCAGTTAGATAGTATCACATCAGCCAAAATCTTGTGGTGCAGTGGCACCCCGTTGCACTCTCCTATGAAAGAgggtgagttcgagccttagtggatgcgatattgactctttgtgtacttcaatagattgagaaagtagttataaactgatactgcattctaacagagtcagtagtactaaaaaaaatagtatgacACCACAAAAgatgaattaaagaaaaaaaaaataaaatatatatatatatatatatatatatatatatatatatatatatatatatatatatatatatatatatatatatatgtaacattaCTCTCCACTCTCcctattaaaattaaatccatGTGCGTTAATCACGTGAACCTTCAGATGAATACAGGCTCCGATGGAATATATGCCGTCGATGCATGTTGACGAGCATTTATCTCTCCGGTGGGCCCTGGTGGGATTGTCTGTCGGACGAAATCTGTTTCGTCACAAAAACCGTGCGGTGGTCGCGCTAATGAAGGGTTTGTCTGTTTTCGCGACGGTCGATGGTGGCCCGGTGgggtaattattttattatcctCTTAAATGatctttattttatgtttttattggtCAGCAATTATTGCCATTAATTACTCCCTATTGCACCAATATGCACTTTCTGCACTTATTTTACAATTTGCAAATGACTGTTTGCAGGAAGAAATATTTTGCGCTTTgtaataattctaattcaactttTTAAGATTGataattcaatattataatttaaaacaagttcactgaggctcaaacccacttccatcattcatgtggggtgtaaaccgggacaccgaatgccactagaccacaaggtctttggtgattctaatttatactttttgccaaacattaaaaaatgaaaatgatttctaaaaaatgatttttttttaaaatcattttgcatAAAACATCTCTCATGTTTCTAAACGGACTATAAGTATAAAAGCTAAGTAACCAATCAAATATTATCATGTAAGAAAGAGAAATCAAGATAGGAAGGtagcattattatatataaaattaagtaaagttttaaaatgttcGCATAAGCAACTCAATTAGTCACGTGAGTGAAATTTAGGAGCAAATACCAGCGACAGTCTCCCTTTTGGGAGCAAAGTAAAGTTTTAAaatctcaaaaaataaaaccaaaatgtaaagtgaaaattattgaatatatatttttttttgaaaaccgaaaattattgaatatatataattaatattggtGTGAAATTGACACttttacaaattaataattatagtagttagctaaagactttgtggtctggTAGTATCCAGTGTCCTAATTTACACTCTtgcatggatgatgagagtgtGGTCGAACCTCAGTAGAGGCTATTGTTGACTGTTTGTATTacttcaataattttattcatcccccataaattaaaactttatttttttattttaattttttaaaaataaaatttgattgtAGTCTCTATGTTATTTGTCCTAACGGGAAATTTATTAAGGTTCTAATCACCCCCCACATTTAATGAAGATAGAACGGGCTTTTCCTTTTTGCTAA
It includes:
- the LOC116033023 gene encoding pectin acetylesterase 12-like isoform X2, translated to MGSEGERRLMGLLGVICIGFLLSVAVEGREFEEIFFNKTELPFLQSVYGASADTNPNPVLVPLTLIQGADAKGAVCLDGTLPGYHIHEGYGSGANSWVIQLEGGGWCNTIRSCVYRKTTRRGSSKFMEKKLPFTGILSNKAEENPDFYNWNRIKVRYCDGASFSGDSENQAAQLQFRGQRIYEAAMDELMSKGMRNAEQALLSGCSAGGLASILHCDEFRSLFPSSTKVKCLSDAGLFMDATDVSGGHSLRNIFSGVVTVQDLVKNLPKTCTNHLDPTSCFFPQNLIANINTPLFILNAAYDSWQVQASLAPPSADPNGAWHDCKADNQKCSTSQIKFLQGFRNDMLDAVKGFAASKQTGLFINSCFAHCQSERQDTWFADDSPVINNKAIALAVGDWYFDRANVKYIDCAYPCDKTCHNLVFR
- the LOC116033023 gene encoding pectin acetylesterase 12-like isoform X1 yields the protein MGSEGERRLMGLLGVICIGFLLSVAVEGREFEEIFFNKTELPFLQSVYGASADTNPNPVLVPLTLIQGADAKGAVCLDGTLPGYHIHEGYGSGANSWVIQLEGGGWCNTIRSCVYRKTTRRGSSKFMEKKLPFTGILSNKAEENPDFYNWNRIKVRYCDGASFSGDSENQAAQLQFRGQRIYEAAMDELMSKGMRNAEQALLSGCSAGGLASILHCDEFRSLFPSSTKVKCLSDAGLFMDATDVSGGHSLRNIFSGVVTVQDLVKNLPKTCTNHLDPTSCFFPQNLIANINTPLFILNAAYDSWQVQASLAPPSADPNGAWHDCKADNQKCSTSQIKFLQAGFRNDMLDAVKGFAASKQTGLFINSCFAHCQSERQDTWFADDSPVINNKAIALAVGDWYFDRANVKYIDCAYPCDKTCHNLVFR